The Macellibacteroides fermentans genome includes the window GCAACCAGGCTAGGGGTAAATCCCATATACCAACCGTCGGAATTGTTTTGAGTAGTTCCGGTTTTACCACCCATCTGAGCTGTAATGTTGTATCTGTATCTGATACGGCTGGCAGTACCACCGTCTACAACACTCCGTAGCATATATAACATTTTGTACGAGGCCTCCTCTGTAAGGACTTCACTCATTGTTGGTGTGAAGCTTGCAATTGTATTGCCGAACTGATCCTCAATACGGGTAACGTAGACCGGATCAACCCGAATCCCTTTGTTGGCAAACGTAGTATATCCGGTAACCATTTCGCCTACCGAAACGTCTGGCGTTCCTAAACACACCGATATTACCGGATCTATGTAATTCTTTAATCCAAAGGAATGAAGTAAACGTACAAATGTATATGGAGAAAGCTGCCCCATCAGATAGGCTGTTACCCAGTTGGAGGAATTTTGCAACCCCCACTTAATTGTAACAGTTTCACCAACGCGCTTTGCTCCGGCATTTCTTGGAACCCATAGGTTTCCGTTTTCATCCCGAAGTTGTTGCTGCACATGCAACATTTCATCGCAAGGTGTAAAGCCGTCAATCATGGCAAGAGAATACAGGAACGGTTTCATGGTAGAACCAATCTGACGCCGACCACCATTTACCATATCATATTGGAAATCGTTATAGTCGATGCCGCCTACATATGCTTTGACATGTCCGCTATGCGGGTCCATAGCCATAAAGGCACTGCGAAGGAATGATTTGTGATAACGTATGGAATCCCAGGGAGACATGATCGTATCGACTGGGCCATTCCAGCTAAATACCCGCATTTCTTCAGGCTTTTTAAATTCCGCTTTAATCTCTTCCATGCTTAAACCATTTGCTTTCAATGTACGATACCTATCGGTTTGTTGCATAGCACGTGTAAGAATGGTATCAACCTGTCCCAATCGTAAATCTCTGGAAAAAGGAGCATAATCTCTTTTTGCTTTTTCCTGGAAGAACATGGGTTGTAATGTACCGCCTACATGTTCTCTTACGGCATCTTCTGCATACTTTTGCATGCGGGAATCTATTGTGGTATAGATTCGTAGTCCGTCGTCATATAGGTTATAGTAGTCTCCATTGGCTTTTTTATTCTTATTACACCATCCATAAAGAGGATTGGTTTCCCAAGCTAACGAGTCTTCCGAGAATTTTTGCGACTGCCAGCTGGCATAGTTACTCCTTTTAGGTTTTTTTGCTGTAAGGGTCATGCGAAGATATTCCCTAAAGTAGGCTGCAAGTCCTTCTTTGTGGTCCATTGGTGTAAATTTTACCTTTAGAGGTAACGACGACAGCGAATCTCGTTCCTGTTTGGTAATATAATCGGCTTTATACATTTGATCCAAAACAACATTTCGCCGGCCTTTGGTGCGTTCGTTATGACGAATCGGGTTATAGTACGAAGGATTTTTACACATACCCACAAGCGTGGCAGCTTCTTCAATCTTTAATGCTTTTGGCGTGGTACTAAAATAAACCCTGGCAGCCGATTGGATACCCACTGCATTATATAGGAAATCGAACTTATTCAGATACATATTGATGATCTCCTCTTTTGTATAGAATCGCTCCAGTTGTACGGCGATTACCCACTCAATAGGCTTTTGAAACAAACGTTCAACCACGTTGTCTGCACTAGGTGAAAAAAGTTGTTTTGCCAACTGTTGTGTGATGGTACTTCCACCACCTCCGCTTTTTTGCATCAGGATTCCTCGTTTTACAATGGCACGGAAAAGTCCTGCTACGTCGATTCCGGAGTGGTCTGTAAACCGCTTGTCTTCTGTTGCGATAAGGGCTTTGACCAGTTCGGGCGAGAGGTCTTTGTAGTTTACAAATAAACGGTTGTCCTTACTGTGGGCATAGCTACCCAATGTTTTTCCATCGGTGGAAATTATTTGAGAAGCATATTTGTCAATTGGATTTTCCAATTGTTCAACAGGAGGCATGTAGCCTACCGAACCATTGGCTATGGCAATAAAAAGCAATACTGCTACACAAGCTGCTGCAGCGTAGAATACCCAAAAACCAATAATGATCTTTTTACGAGCGTTTGATGTCATCTTTTTTACCTTCTTTCATTATAAAACCGCAAAGGTAACTATTTCCTGTTATAATTATTGTTAATCCAATAAACATAATCTTTAAACTAAAAAACAATGATAAAAAAAGGCTGCCGACTATATCGTCTCTGATTTTTTCCATACTTTTGTGACATAAGCAGTGATATAGCATATGAAAAGTAAAAGTTTAGTTTCGATCGATCAATGTACCAAGGAGGACATTCTTCGTATTCTGGATAATGCCAGAAAGTTTGAAGATAATCCAAATCGGAATTTGTTGGAAGGCAAAGTAGCGGCAACGCTCTTTTTTGAACCGTCCACCCGCACCCGTTTGAGTTTTGAAACCGCAATCAACCGTTTAGGCGGTAAAGTGATTGGTTTTCAGGATGCTTCAACTACCAGTTCTTCCAAGGGAGAAACCTTAAAGGATACCATCCTTATGGTTAGTAACTATGCAGATCTGATTGTAATGAGGCATCATCTTGAAGGAGCAGCGAAATATGCATCCGAAATTACAGATATTCCAATCATCAATGCCGGAGATGGAGCCAATCAACATCCCTCTCAAACCATGTTGGATTTATATTCCATACAGAAGACTCAAGGCAAACTTACCGATCTTACCATTACCATGGTGGGGGATCTTAAATACGGACGTACGGTACATTCTTTAATCAGCGGGATGTCGCATTTTAATCCTACTTTTCATTTTGTAGCACCAGACGAATTGCGAATGCCCGACGAGTATAAGTTGTTTTGCGACAAGCACAACATAAAGTATTATGAACACACCGCTTTCTCGGAAGAGGTTATCAACGAGACAGATATCTTGTATATGACACGTGTCCAACGCGAACGGTTTACAGACCTCGAAGAGTATCAGAGAGTGAAGAATGTATATATCCTGAAAAGTCAGATGCTGGAGAATAGCAAAGATAATTTGCGTGTTTTGCATCCGCTGCCACGGGTAAATGAAATTGCGTATGATGTAGACGATAGTCCTAAAGCCTATTACATACAGCAGGCACGAAATGGACTTTTTGCCCGTCAGGCCATTATTTGCGAAGTGTTAGGAATTACTATTTAAAAGCAGTACAGTTATGTCAGCAGAAAAGAAAAAAGAGTTGCAGGTTGCCGCTTTGGAGAACGGTACCGCCATTGATCATATTCCCCCCCGTCAGCTATTTAAGGTAGCTGACATGTTAAGTTTGAAGGAACTTGAAAACACAATTACAATCGGGAACAATTTCCATAGTAAAAAGATGGGAAGCAAAGGTATTATCAAAATTGCCGATAAGTTTTTTGAAGAAGATGTGATTAACCGCATCGCCCTGATAGCTCCTAATGTAATTCTGAATATCATCCGCGATTACGAGGTTGTTGAGAAGAAAACTGTTGAACTCCCTGATGAACTGGTTGGGCTGGTTAAATGTAACAATCCCAAATGCATTACGAACAACGAACCGATGC containing:
- the pyrB gene encoding aspartate carbamoyltransferase encodes the protein MKSKSLVSIDQCTKEDILRILDNARKFEDNPNRNLLEGKVAATLFFEPSTRTRLSFETAINRLGGKVIGFQDASTTSSSKGETLKDTILMVSNYADLIVMRHHLEGAAKYASEITDIPIINAGDGANQHPSQTMLDLYSIQKTQGKLTDLTITMVGDLKYGRTVHSLISGMSHFNPTFHFVAPDELRMPDEYKLFCDKHNIKYYEHTAFSEEVINETDILYMTRVQRERFTDLEEYQRVKNVYILKSQMLENSKDNLRVLHPLPRVNEIAYDVDDSPKAYYIQQARNGLFARQAIICEVLGITI
- a CDS encoding transglycosylase domain-containing protein; the protein is MTSNARKKIIIGFWVFYAAAACVAVLLFIAIANGSVGYMPPVEQLENPIDKYASQIISTDGKTLGSYAHSKDNRLFVNYKDLSPELVKALIATEDKRFTDHSGIDVAGLFRAIVKRGILMQKSGGGGSTITQQLAKQLFSPSADNVVERLFQKPIEWVIAVQLERFYTKEEIINMYLNKFDFLYNAVGIQSAARVYFSTTPKALKIEEAATLVGMCKNPSYYNPIRHNERTKGRRNVVLDQMYKADYITKQERDSLSSLPLKVKFTPMDHKEGLAAYFREYLRMTLTAKKPKRSNYASWQSQKFSEDSLAWETNPLYGWCNKNKKANGDYYNLYDDGLRIYTTIDSRMQKYAEDAVREHVGGTLQPMFFQEKAKRDYAPFSRDLRLGQVDTILTRAMQQTDRYRTLKANGLSMEEIKAEFKKPEEMRVFSWNGPVDTIMSPWDSIRYHKSFLRSAFMAMDPHSGHVKAYVGGIDYNDFQYDMVNGGRRQIGSTMKPFLYSLAMIDGFTPCDEMLHVQQQLRDENGNLWVPRNAGAKRVGETVTIKWGLQNSSNWVTAYLMGQLSPYTFVRLLHSFGLKNYIDPVISVCLGTPDVSVGEMVTGYTTFANKGIRVDPVYVTRIEDQFGNTIASFTPTMSEVLTEEASYKMLYMLRSVVDGGTASRIRYRYNITAQMGGKTGTTQNNSDGWYMGFTPSLVAGCWVGGEDRSIHFDRLNEGQGASMALPIYGLFMQKVYADKSLGYLESEVFEVPEKYSNPCGKPVSEQENNTPEESGGIDDIFK
- the pyrI gene encoding aspartate carbamoyltransferase regulatory subunit gives rise to the protein MSAEKKKELQVAALENGTAIDHIPPRQLFKVADMLSLKELENTITIGNNFHSKKMGSKGIIKIADKFFEEDVINRIALIAPNVILNIIRDYEVVEKKTVELPDELVGLVKCNNPKCITNNEPMPTRFDVIDKESGTVKCRYCERKINKEDIIIL